One segment of Erigeron canadensis isolate Cc75 chromosome 2, C_canadensis_v1, whole genome shotgun sequence DNA contains the following:
- the LOC122587199 gene encoding heavy metal-associated isoprenylated plant protein 39-like: protein MKKVVLKLDILDEKIKQKAMKNVSSLPGVESIAMEMKDKKLTVTGDIDPVTVVSKLRKICCTEIVSVGPAKEEKKDPAADKKKEEEKKKADDKKKEEELKKKQLEEALKSGYIPYPQPYPYYQQPYTNYHQYNHPPTPYYTKVVQDDTPTNCVIC from the exons atgaaG AAAGTTGTGTTGAAATTGGATATATTGGATGAAAAAATCAAGCAAAAAGCCATGAAAAATGTCTCAAGTCTTCCAG GGGTGGAATCAATAGCAATGGAGATGAAAGACAAGAAACTGACTGTAACAGGAGATATAGATCCAGTTACAGTAGTCTCAAAACTGAGAAAAATATGTTGTACAGAGATTGTTTCAGTTGGGCCtgcaaaagaagaaaaaaaggatcCTGCTGCTgataagaaaaaagaagaagaaaaaaagaaggcagatgataagaaaaaagaagaagaacttAAAAAGAAACAGCTTGAAGAGGCTTTGAAATCAGGATACATTCCATATCCTCAGCCTTATCCTTATTATCAACAACCTTATACTAATTATCATCAGTATAATCATCCACCTACACCATATTATACTAAAGTTGTTCAAGATGACACTCCTACTAATTGTGTTATTTGCTAA